Proteins encoded together in one Chitinophaga varians window:
- a CDS encoding efflux RND transporter permease subunit: protein MQDNLHKEFKPTSWSIDNKVSIYVATIIIALAGILSYINLPKEQFPEVVFPQFYINTIYAGTSPEDMETLVTKPIEKQLNGISGVKKIKSTSMQDFSAITIEFNANEDIEAARQQVREKVDDAKKDLPKDLTQEPQIVKIDVSQIPIMNVNLSGDFDLQTLKRYADDMKDRIEALNEITRVDLVGELEREIQINVDKYKMDAARIGFDDIIGAIQGENITISGGLVSMDGQKRTLSVKGEYKDPAKIGNIIVRGQSGAVVYLKDIANVVDGFLEQESYARLAGKNVITLNVIKQSGKNLIDASDKIQAIKADMEANYFPKGLHVTITADQSKSTRVTLHDLINTIIIGFILVTVILMFFMGAVNAIFVALSVPISMFIAFLLMPMYGFTLNMMVLFSFLLALGIVVDDAIVVIENVHRIFNERKDLGIVRAAKIAAGEVFLPVLSGTLTVLAPFVPLLFWPGVIGKFMFYLPVTLITTLGASLVVAYIINPVFAVDFMDRHEGEDHPKPKFDRKFQILTAVFAVIALIGYANGSVGVGNFVIFAYLMIALERFWLGGVARHFQHKFWPKVQERYKHILKWCLVGWRPVWILVATFALLIFSIILTGIRNPKVVFFPQADPNFIYTYIELPNGTDQKYTDSITHIVEDRIAKVVGANNPIVESIISNVAKGAGDPSQMDMSTQPQKGKVTVAFVEFGARNGQSTVQYLDKIRNAVKGIPGTNITVEQEQGGPPTGKPINIEITGDNFDELTNSSFRLKRYLDSLHIDGVEELKSDFEANKPEIVVNIDRERANNEGISTRQIGGALRTALFGFEASKIRDAKDEYKIMVRLQENQRNNINNLMNLNLVYRDMNMGGAVRQVPLSAVADIHYSNTYAGIKRIDQKRVITLYSNVLTGFNANEVVQHIETALHDFSHPNSVTIKMTGEQEDQKETMDFLLMAMLGAFGLILMIMVTQFNSIGRPLVIFMEILFSIIGVFLGFSIFKMDISIVMTGVGIMALAGIVVRNGIVLVEFTDLLVMQNMPVYDAVVEAGKTRMTPVLLTAIAAILGLIPLAVGFNIDFATLFSEFKPHIFFGGDNVAFWGPLAWTMVFGLIFATFLTLILVPVMYAMNKRSIDVLDRYKMSRGLKYVPFLVLILKLFMKKEEVKKLHDPKYMSAKPYNFFPAPEKEQQEEILRKNAKVGGVSVN, encoded by the coding sequence ATGCAAGACAATCTCCATAAAGAATTTAAACCCACCAGCTGGTCCATTGATAATAAGGTGAGCATTTACGTGGCCACCATTATTATCGCGCTGGCGGGTATTCTTTCTTATATCAACCTGCCAAAGGAACAGTTTCCCGAAGTGGTGTTCCCGCAGTTCTATATCAATACCATCTATGCCGGCACTTCCCCGGAAGATATGGAAACACTGGTGACAAAGCCCATCGAGAAACAGCTCAACGGCATATCCGGCGTAAAGAAGATCAAAAGCACTTCCATGCAGGACTTCTCCGCTATCACCATCGAGTTCAACGCTAATGAAGATATCGAAGCGGCCCGCCAACAGGTAAGGGAAAAAGTGGACGACGCCAAAAAAGACCTGCCGAAAGACCTCACACAGGAACCACAGATCGTGAAAATTGACGTGTCCCAGATTCCTATCATGAACGTGAACCTCTCCGGCGACTTCGACCTGCAAACACTCAAACGTTATGCAGACGATATGAAAGACCGGATCGAGGCACTCAATGAAATCACCCGTGTGGACCTGGTAGGTGAACTGGAAAGGGAGATACAGATCAATGTCGATAAATATAAAATGGATGCCGCCAGGATCGGTTTTGATGATATCATTGGCGCCATCCAGGGCGAGAATATCACCATCTCCGGCGGCCTCGTCTCTATGGACGGCCAGAAACGTACCCTCAGCGTAAAAGGAGAGTACAAAGACCCGGCTAAGATCGGTAATATCATCGTGCGCGGACAGTCCGGCGCTGTCGTTTACCTGAAAGATATCGCCAACGTAGTGGACGGTTTCCTCGAACAGGAAAGTTATGCCCGCCTCGCCGGTAAAAACGTGATCACGCTCAACGTGATCAAACAAAGCGGTAAAAACCTGATCGATGCATCAGACAAAATACAGGCCATCAAGGCAGACATGGAAGCCAACTACTTCCCGAAAGGCCTGCACGTGACCATCACGGCTGACCAGTCCAAATCCACCCGCGTAACCCTGCATGACCTGATCAATACTATTATTATCGGCTTCATTCTGGTAACCGTTATCCTTATGTTTTTCATGGGAGCGGTAAACGCTATTTTCGTGGCGTTGTCGGTGCCCATCTCCATGTTCATCGCCTTCCTGCTGATGCCCATGTATGGGTTTACCCTCAATATGATGGTGTTGTTCTCCTTCCTGCTGGCATTGGGTATTGTGGTAGACGATGCCATTGTGGTGATTGAAAACGTACACCGTATTTTTAATGAAAGAAAAGACCTGGGTATAGTAAGAGCCGCCAAGATAGCGGCGGGAGAGGTGTTTTTGCCGGTGTTGTCAGGAACCCTGACGGTATTGGCGCCATTCGTACCGCTGTTATTCTGGCCAGGCGTTATCGGTAAGTTCATGTTCTACCTGCCGGTGACGCTGATCACTACGTTGGGTGCATCGCTGGTGGTGGCATACATCATTAACCCGGTGTTTGCGGTCGATTTCATGGACAGGCATGAAGGAGAAGACCATCCCAAACCTAAGTTTGACCGTAAGTTCCAGATACTGACCGCCGTGTTTGCGGTGATAGCCCTCATCGGCTATGCCAATGGCAGCGTGGGCGTGGGCAACTTTGTGATCTTCGCCTACCTGATGATCGCCCTGGAGCGTTTCTGGCTGGGCGGCGTGGCGCGTCACTTCCAGCACAAGTTCTGGCCTAAGGTACAGGAGCGTTACAAGCATATCCTGAAATGGTGCCTCGTTGGCTGGCGTCCGGTGTGGATCCTGGTGGCTACTTTCGCCCTGCTGATCTTCAGTATTATCCTGACGGGTATCCGTAATCCGAAAGTGGTGTTCTTCCCGCAGGCCGATCCTAACTTTATCTACACCTACATCGAGTTGCCTAACGGCACCGATCAAAAATATACAGATTCCATTACACATATTGTGGAAGACCGCATTGCGAAAGTAGTGGGTGCCAACAATCCCATTGTGGAGTCCATCATTTCCAATGTGGCCAAAGGCGCCGGTGACCCGTCGCAGATGGACATGAGCACCCAGCCGCAGAAAGGCAAGGTGACCGTGGCTTTCGTGGAATTCGGCGCACGTAACGGGCAGTCTACCGTACAATATCTCGATAAAATCCGTAACGCCGTAAAAGGCATCCCGGGCACTAATATCACGGTAGAACAGGAACAGGGCGGTCCTCCTACCGGTAAACCGATCAATATCGAAATTACCGGTGATAATTTTGATGAACTGACCAACTCTTCGTTTAGGCTTAAACGTTATTTGGACTCCCTGCACATTGACGGCGTGGAAGAACTGAAAAGCGACTTTGAAGCGAACAAGCCGGAGATCGTGGTGAATATCGACCGCGAAAGGGCCAATAACGAAGGTATTTCCACCCGCCAGATCGGTGGCGCCCTGCGTACCGCGTTGTTTGGATTTGAAGCGTCCAAGATCAGGGATGCCAAAGACGAATACAAGATCATGGTGCGGCTGCAGGAAAATCAGCGTAACAATATCAATAACCTGATGAACCTCAACCTGGTTTACCGGGATATGAACATGGGAGGGGCTGTACGCCAGGTGCCGTTGTCAGCGGTAGCGGACATTCATTATTCCAATACGTACGCCGGTATCAAGCGTATTGACCAGAAACGTGTGATCACCTTGTATTCCAACGTGTTGACCGGCTTCAATGCCAATGAGGTGGTACAGCATATTGAGACGGCGCTGCATGATTTCAGTCACCCTAACTCTGTGACCATTAAGATGACCGGTGAGCAGGAAGATCAGAAGGAGACCATGGACTTCCTCCTGATGGCGATGCTGGGCGCATTTGGCTTGATTCTGATGATCATGGTAACGCAGTTCAACTCCATTGGCCGTCCGTTGGTGATCTTTATGGAGATCCTGTTCAGTATTATCGGGGTGTTCCTGGGCTTCTCCATCTTCAAAATGGACATCTCCATTGTGATGACCGGGGTAGGTATTATGGCCCTGGCGGGTATCGTGGTGCGTAACGGGATTGTGTTGGTGGAATTTACCGACCTGCTGGTGATGCAGAACATGCCGGTATATGATGCCGTGGTGGAAGCGGGCAAAACCCGTATGACGCCGGTATTGCTGACTGCGATTGCCGCTATTCTGGGGCTGATTCCGCTGGCAGTAGGGTTTAATATTGACTTTGCCACCCTGTTCAGTGAATTTAAACCGCATATTTTCTTCGGCGGGGATAACGTGGCGTTCTGGGGGCCGCTGGCCTGGACCATGGTGTTCGGGTTGATTTTTGCGACTTTCCTGACCCTCATCCTGGTGCCGGTGATGTACGCCATGAACAAGCGTTCCATTGATGTGCTGGACCGCTATAAAATGTCCAGGGGGCTGAAATATGTGCCTTTCCTGGTGCTGATATTAAA